Proteins found in one Planococcus citri chromosome 2, ihPlaCitr1.1, whole genome shotgun sequence genomic segment:
- the LOC135834676 gene encoding uncharacterized protein LOC135834676: MMFCCGCTLRFTTKFLLWTELVFDSTWLSYSTAAFVFYIRNIDDNYFEFYYGYYMLWSITGIITTVLGLSAIKKRIPALLNGFLGYLYYYVLFESCCLVMLISKPSLYNDIFNHRIRKVNFVLNYDTSQTKGVILNVAWYLFIIVNLIYFVLVVKRYRDVMLEDKPYHDVELQRLATIDSVTRLFHSNSGEAFVRRNTK, from the exons ATGATGTTTTGTTGCGGATGCACATTACGATTCACTACTAAATTTTTACTATGGACTGAATTG gttttcgaCAGCACATGGCTCTCATATTCAACAGCTGCGTTTGTTTTTTACATTCGAAATATAG AcgacaattattttgaattttattacggTTATTACATGCTATGGAGTATAACTGGAATAATAACGACAGTACTTGGACTATCAGCCATAAAAAAG AGAATACCTGCATTGTTGAACGGATTCTTGGGTTATTTGTATTACTACGTGTTGTTTGAAAGCTGCTGTTTGGTGATGTTGATAAGTAAACCTTCACTTTACAACGATATCTTCAATCATAGAATACGAAAAGTTAATTTCGTCTTGAATTACGATACATCGCAGACCAAAGGTGTGATATTGAACGTGGCGTGGTATTTGTTCATAATTG tcaatttaatttattttgtgcTCGTTGTGAAGAGATATCGAGACGTAATGCTGGAAGATAAACCGTAccatgatgttgaactacagAGATTAGCAACTATTGATTCTGTTACCAgattatttcattcaaattcagGGGAGGCGTTCGTGAGAAGAAATACGAAGTGA